In Nocardioides sp. InS609-2, a single genomic region encodes these proteins:
- a CDS encoding arginine repressor, translating to MSSTAQSPGTKNARHQQIIDLVSRHEVKSQTELADLLGARGVRVTQATLSRDLVELDAVKVRAAGGALVYAVPAEGGDRSPAAHETTAAATARLARLCAELLVSAEASANLVILRTPPGAAQFLASAFDKAELTGVLGTIAGDDTVLVIGRDPAGGDELAGRFLALATDHSASTAKEVPL from the coding sequence GTGAGCAGCACCGCCCAGAGCCCGGGCACCAAGAACGCCCGGCACCAGCAGATCATCGATCTCGTGTCCCGCCACGAGGTGAAGTCGCAGACCGAGCTGGCCGACCTGCTCGGTGCTCGCGGGGTGCGGGTCACGCAGGCCACCCTGTCGCGCGACCTCGTCGAGCTCGACGCGGTGAAGGTGCGCGCCGCCGGTGGCGCGCTCGTCTATGCCGTCCCCGCCGAGGGTGGTGACCGCAGTCCGGCGGCCCACGAGACCACCGCCGCGGCGACCGCCCGGCTCGCGCGACTCTGCGCCGAGCTGCTCGTCAGCGCCGAGGCGTCGGCCAACCTCGTCATACTCCGCACGCCTCCCGGCGCTGCGCAGTTCCTCGCATCGGCCTTCGACAAGGCCGAGCTCACCGGCGTCCTCGGCACCATCGCCGGCGACGACACCGTGCTCGTCATCGGCCGCGACCCCGCCGGCGGCGACGAGCTCGCCGGCCGGTTCCTGGCCCTCGCCACCGACCACTCAGCCTCCACCGCAAAGGAAGTCCCACTGTGA
- a CDS encoding single-stranded DNA-binding protein, whose translation MDPTNKHSTAGDPVMNEVALHGRLAAEPEERELPSGDVIWTFRVIVERPPGGRSRQRVDSLECVAWLSRVRRSVATWRVGDQVAVEGALRRRFFRSGAATASRVEVEVTSARIIRRAVTS comes from the coding sequence ATGGACCCAACGAACAAGCACTCGACAGCCGGCGATCCGGTGATGAACGAGGTGGCACTGCACGGTCGGCTCGCCGCTGAGCCCGAGGAGCGGGAGCTGCCGAGCGGAGACGTCATCTGGACTTTCCGGGTCATCGTCGAGAGACCACCGGGTGGCCGGAGCCGGCAGCGCGTCGACTCCTTGGAGTGCGTTGCCTGGTTGTCGCGCGTGCGGCGATCGGTCGCCACCTGGCGGGTGGGCGACCAGGTGGCCGTCGAGGGGGCGCTGCGGCGTCGCTTCTTCAGGAGTGGAGCGGCCACGGCATCCCGCGTCGAGGTCGAGGTCACCTCGGCGCGGATCATTCGTCGCGCAGTGACCTCATGA
- the recN gene encoding DNA repair protein RecN gives MLEEIRISSLGVIDSSTLELGPGLTVITGETGAGKTMVVTALGLLLGGRADTGAVRSGARAARVEGVVTADALPGLADAVREAGGEVEDGRVVLARNISAEGRSRAWVGGATVPASTLAAVAEPLVAVHGQSDQHRLLRSQAQREALDRFGGAKVQALLATWADLHDRLSSNERELQEVVTSARERAREADQLRFGLGEIEAVSPVPGEDSSLAAEESRLGFADTLREAAEIAREALSSDQDATDALATTAAARTALASVADHDPEAAGLAARIADITYLLSDVAADVASYASRLETDPARLASVSERRAALTALTRKYGDTVDEVLAWSSEASTRLLDLDGTDERIEALRAERAELRTALATSGVALSAARTKAATRLGAQVTEELTLLAMPHAAVEIAVTQHELGKPANDMAGGPLLVGKRWLRATASGLDDVEFLLAANTGADARPLHKGASGGELSRVMLALEVSLAETSPVPIFVFDEVDSGVGGKAAIEVGRRLAQLARIAQVLVVTHLPQVAAFADTHVVVAKASDGSVTTSGLTVLGTDDRERELSRMLAGLEESETARAHARELLATARSG, from the coding sequence ATGCTTGAGGAGATCCGGATCAGCTCGCTCGGGGTGATCGACTCCTCAACGCTCGAGCTCGGTCCCGGCCTGACGGTCATCACGGGTGAGACCGGAGCCGGCAAGACGATGGTGGTCACCGCGCTCGGGTTGCTGCTTGGCGGTCGCGCCGACACGGGCGCGGTGCGCAGTGGCGCCCGAGCCGCCCGGGTCGAGGGCGTGGTCACGGCCGACGCGCTGCCCGGGCTGGCCGACGCGGTGCGCGAAGCCGGGGGAGAGGTCGAGGACGGTCGCGTGGTGCTGGCCCGCAACATCTCCGCCGAGGGCCGTTCGCGAGCGTGGGTGGGTGGCGCCACGGTGCCCGCGTCGACACTCGCGGCCGTCGCGGAGCCACTGGTCGCCGTACACGGGCAGTCCGACCAGCACCGGCTGCTGCGCAGCCAGGCTCAGCGAGAAGCCCTCGACCGCTTCGGTGGCGCCAAGGTGCAGGCGCTGCTCGCCACCTGGGCCGACCTGCACGACCGGCTGTCGTCGAACGAACGCGAGCTCCAGGAAGTCGTCACCTCGGCACGCGAGCGCGCCCGCGAGGCCGACCAGCTCCGCTTCGGACTCGGCGAGATCGAGGCCGTCTCACCCGTGCCGGGCGAAGACTCGTCGCTCGCCGCGGAGGAGTCCCGTCTCGGGTTCGCCGACACCTTGCGCGAGGCCGCCGAGATCGCCCGCGAGGCCCTGTCGAGCGACCAGGACGCTACCGATGCGCTGGCAACGACGGCTGCCGCCCGAACGGCGCTCGCCAGCGTGGCCGACCACGACCCGGAGGCCGCCGGGCTGGCCGCGCGGATCGCCGACATCACCTACCTGCTCTCCGACGTCGCGGCCGACGTCGCGTCGTACGCCTCCCGCCTGGAGACCGACCCGGCGCGCCTCGCCTCGGTGAGCGAGCGGCGCGCTGCGCTGACCGCGTTGACACGCAAGTACGGAGACACGGTCGACGAGGTGCTCGCCTGGTCGAGCGAGGCCTCGACCCGGCTCCTCGACCTCGACGGCACCGACGAGCGGATCGAGGCCCTGCGAGCCGAGCGCGCCGAGCTGCGTACGGCGCTGGCGACGTCCGGAGTGGCGCTCTCGGCCGCGCGCACCAAAGCCGCGACGCGCCTCGGCGCCCAGGTCACCGAGGAGCTGACGCTGTTGGCCATGCCGCACGCAGCGGTCGAGATCGCCGTCACCCAGCACGAGCTCGGGAAGCCGGCCAACGACATGGCGGGCGGACCGCTGCTGGTCGGCAAGCGCTGGCTGCGCGCCACTGCCTCGGGGCTCGACGACGTGGAGTTCCTGCTGGCCGCCAACACGGGCGCCGACGCCCGCCCGCTGCACAAGGGAGCCTCGGGGGGTGAGCTCTCCCGGGTGATGCTGGCGCTGGAGGTGTCGCTGGCCGAGACCAGTCCGGTGCCGATCTTCGTCTTCGACGAGGTCGACTCCGGAGTGGGCGGCAAGGCGGCCATCGAGGTCGGGCGGCGACTGGCACAGCTGGCCCGCATCGCACAGGTCCTCGTCGTGACCCACCTGCCCCAGGTGGCGGCGTTCGCCGACACCCACGTGGTTGTCGCGAAGGCCAGCGACGGCAGCGTCACGACCTCCGGGCTCACGGTGCTGGGCACCGACGATCGCGAACGCGAACTCTCGCGGATGCTGGCCGGTCTCGAGGAGTCCGAGACGGCCCGGGCACACGCGCGTGAGCTGCTCGCGACCGCTCGCTCGGGCTGA
- a CDS encoding DUF1015 family protein codes for MDSGGLLGAAVVTPPSPAKPLRLHPFRALQLSGDRVGDPSSARAFARPYRAVTDRLEEWERRGHVRHDAEPAIYLHEYTSDGMTVRGLVGALDLSTRATGRHDRALLPHEGIHLRQADELAERLYEMRMNPAPILLVHRGPAAVRALIHRLLDRSPDHAYTDRGLQRHRIWALTDPDDLAAVDAGMATSTLLVADGHHRYAAYLRLQEREPGSPWDRGLAMVVDQDDTPLHLGAIHRVLPGLTLDRLEAATSAAALSFRETTAEDALGSLAPSTIVGTDGGRWVVLDLPSLDGRAAVELLHDDLLPHLALATLTHYHHSIEEALGDLAGVEDGGVALLLPAPGFDLVGRILMQDRLLPEKATSFQPKPNVGVLMRSLRDE; via the coding sequence ATGGACTCAGGCGGACTTCTCGGCGCGGCGGTGGTGACACCGCCGTCGCCCGCGAAGCCGCTGCGTCTCCATCCGTTCCGAGCCTTGCAGCTGAGCGGTGACCGGGTCGGAGATCCGTCGTCCGCACGTGCCTTCGCGCGACCCTACCGGGCGGTCACCGACCGACTCGAGGAGTGGGAGCGCCGCGGCCACGTGCGCCATGACGCAGAGCCCGCGATCTACCTGCACGAGTACACCTCCGACGGCATGACCGTGCGCGGCCTCGTCGGCGCCCTCGACCTGTCGACCCGAGCCACCGGCCGCCATGACCGGGCACTGCTGCCGCACGAGGGCATCCATCTCAGGCAGGCAGACGAGCTAGCCGAGCGGCTGTACGAGATGCGGATGAACCCGGCGCCCATCCTGCTCGTGCACCGCGGACCCGCCGCAGTGCGGGCGCTGATCCACCGGCTGCTCGACCGATCGCCCGACCACGCATACACCGACCGTGGCCTGCAACGACACCGGATCTGGGCTCTCACCGACCCAGACGACCTCGCCGCCGTCGACGCCGGCATGGCGACCAGCACCCTGCTCGTCGCTGACGGGCACCACCGCTACGCCGCCTACCTGCGGCTGCAGGAGCGTGAGCCTGGCAGCCCGTGGGACCGCGGACTCGCGATGGTGGTCGACCAGGACGACACTCCCCTGCACCTCGGAGCGATCCACCGGGTGCTGCCTGGCCTCACCCTCGACCGGCTCGAGGCGGCCACCAGCGCCGCAGCCTTGTCGTTCCGCGAGACCACAGCCGAGGACGCATTGGGCTCATTGGCGCCTTCAACCATCGTCGGCACCGACGGGGGCCGCTGGGTCGTCCTGGACCTCCCGAGCCTCGATGGGCGGGCCGCGGTCGAGCTCCTGCACGACGATCTCCTGCCGCACCTCGCGCTGGCGACGTTGACTCACTATCACCATTCCATCGAGGAGGCTCTAGGCGATCTTGCCGGGGTCGAGGACGGCGGCGTGGCCCTGCTGCTCCCCGCGCCGGGCTTCGACCTCGTCGGACGCATTCTGATGCAGGACCGGCTCCTGCCCGAGAAGGCGACATCGTTCCAGCCGAAGCCGAACGTCGGCGTGCTCATGAGGTCACTGCGCGACGAATGA
- the argG gene encoding argininosuccinate synthase, whose product MSKVLTSLPKGERVGIAFSGGLDTSVAVAWMRDKGAVPCTYTADIGQYDEPDISGVPERARQYGAEIARSVDCRPQLVEEGLAALACGAFHIRSGGRAYFNTTPLGRAVTGTMLVRAMHGDGVDIWGDGSTFKGNDIERFYRYGLLANPDLRIYKPWLDAEFVHELGGRAEMSQWLVERKLPYRDSQEKAYSTDANIWGATHEAKTLEHLDASLEMVEPIMGVKFWDPAVEIAPEDVTVRFDRGRPVAVNGQQYADPVALVHELNQIGGRHGLGMSDQIENRIIEAKSRGIYEAPAMGVLFIAYERLLNAIHNEDTIANYHGQGRQLGRLLYEGRWLDPQALMLRESIQRWIASLVTGEVTIRLRRGEDYTVLRTDGPAFSYHPDKLSMERTENAAFGPTDRIGQLTMRNLDIADSRSKLELYATQPLDEGQVLVEHGTLLGELEAGGADRIASNPAARSAEDEALDNAAMEFGTD is encoded by the coding sequence GTGAGCAAGGTCCTCACCAGCCTCCCGAAGGGCGAACGCGTCGGCATCGCCTTCTCCGGCGGCCTCGACACCTCCGTCGCCGTGGCGTGGATGCGCGACAAGGGCGCCGTGCCCTGCACCTACACCGCCGACATCGGCCAGTACGACGAGCCCGACATCTCCGGGGTGCCCGAGCGCGCCAGGCAGTACGGCGCCGAGATCGCCCGCTCCGTCGACTGCCGCCCCCAGCTGGTCGAGGAAGGCCTGGCCGCGCTGGCGTGCGGCGCCTTCCACATCCGGTCCGGAGGCCGCGCCTACTTCAACACCACGCCACTCGGACGCGCCGTCACCGGCACGATGCTGGTCCGCGCCATGCACGGGGACGGCGTCGACATCTGGGGCGACGGCTCCACCTTCAAGGGCAACGACATCGAGCGGTTCTACCGTTACGGCCTGCTCGCCAACCCCGACCTGCGCATCTACAAGCCGTGGCTGGACGCGGAGTTCGTCCACGAGCTGGGCGGGCGCGCCGAGATGAGCCAGTGGCTGGTCGAGCGCAAGCTGCCCTACCGCGACAGCCAGGAGAAGGCCTACTCCACCGATGCCAACATCTGGGGCGCCACCCACGAGGCCAAGACCCTCGAGCACCTCGACGCCTCGCTCGAGATGGTCGAGCCGATCATGGGCGTGAAGTTCTGGGACCCGGCCGTCGAGATCGCTCCCGAGGACGTCACGGTCCGCTTCGACCGCGGTCGTCCGGTAGCCGTCAACGGACAGCAGTACGCCGACCCGGTCGCGCTGGTCCACGAGCTCAACCAGATCGGTGGCCGGCACGGCCTCGGCATGTCCGACCAGATCGAGAACCGCATCATCGAGGCCAAGTCGCGCGGCATCTACGAGGCGCCGGCCATGGGCGTGCTCTTCATCGCCTACGAGCGGTTGCTCAACGCGATCCACAACGAGGACACGATCGCCAACTACCACGGCCAGGGGCGCCAGCTGGGCCGGCTGCTCTACGAAGGACGCTGGCTGGACCCACAAGCACTGATGCTGCGGGAATCGATCCAGCGCTGGATCGCCTCGCTGGTGACCGGAGAGGTGACGATCCGGCTGCGTCGTGGTGAGGACTACACCGTCCTGCGCACCGACGGACCCGCGTTCTCCTACCACCCCGACAAGCTCTCGATGGAGCGCACCGAGAACGCCGCCTTCGGTCCGACTGACCGGATCGGCCAGCTCACCATGCGCAACCTCGACATCGCCGACTCGCGCTCCAAGCTCGAACTCTACGCCACGCAGCCGCTGGATGAGGGCCAGGTTCTCGTCGAGCACGGCACCCTGCTCGGCGAGCTCGAGGCCGGGGGAGCAGACCGCATCGCGTCGAACCCCGCAGCCCGCAGCGCCGAGGACGAGGCGCTCGACAACGCGGCCATGGAGTTCGGCACCGACTGA
- a CDS encoding NUDIX domain-containing protein yields MSVQEVPARVTARVVPVNAAGECLLLLGTDPLDECPPYWFTVGGGVEPGESLYDAAVREADEEIGLGLDARDLIGPFHVGRHLGRTRPVESHFFAVRRDEVAVSFAGHQPDEDGFIVDWGWLTPDALAADARLTNPALPAILGQAVHAAGRTR; encoded by the coding sequence GTGAGTGTCCAGGAAGTCCCGGCCCGGGTGACCGCGCGTGTCGTACCGGTCAACGCCGCGGGGGAGTGTCTGCTCCTGCTCGGCACTGACCCGCTCGACGAGTGCCCGCCGTACTGGTTCACGGTCGGCGGCGGTGTCGAGCCGGGCGAGAGCCTGTACGACGCCGCGGTGCGCGAAGCAGATGAGGAGATCGGCCTCGGGCTCGACGCGCGAGACCTGATCGGCCCGTTCCACGTGGGCCGGCATCTCGGCCGCACGCGGCCCGTCGAGTCGCACTTCTTCGCCGTACGACGAGACGAGGTCGCCGTGTCCTTCGCTGGGCACCAGCCCGACGAGGACGGCTTCATCGTCGACTGGGGATGGCTGACCCCCGACGCACTGGCGGCCGATGCCCGCCTCACCAACCCGGCCCTTCCCGCGATCCTCGGGCAGGCCGTCCACGCAGCAGGAAGGACCCGATGA
- the argH gene encoding argininosuccinate lyase, producing the protein MSGTNEGKLWGARFAEGPSPELEALSRSTHFDWRLTPYDLAGSRAHANALHTADLLTDADHAVLLRGLEALGERYAAGELRPDPSDEDVHGALERLLLDEVGAEAGGRIRAGRSRNDQIATLFRMFLRDHGRVVAGLTLDLAEALAQQAHAHLDVIMPGRTHLQHAQPVLLAHHLLAHAWPLVRDVDRLHEWDVRVAADSPYGGGALAGSTLGLDPEAVAHELGFTGSGANSIDGTAARDFVAEFAFVTAMIGVDVSRFAEEVILWSTREFDFVTLHDSWSTGSSIMPQKKNPDVAELARGKAGRLIGNLAGLLATLKGLPLAYNRDLQEDKEPVFDSVDTLEVLLPAFTGMVATLRFNAARMAELAPQGFSLATDVAEWLVRQGTPFRVAHELAGACVRRCEELGIELHELTDEQFADISPELRPEVRAVLTAEGSVSARSGRGGTSPVRVREQLAELQERVKEARARLQ; encoded by the coding sequence ATGAGCGGCACCAACGAGGGCAAGCTCTGGGGCGCCCGCTTCGCCGAGGGCCCGTCACCCGAGCTCGAGGCACTCTCCCGGTCCACGCACTTCGACTGGCGACTGACGCCCTACGACCTCGCTGGGTCACGCGCTCACGCCAACGCCCTGCACACCGCCGACTTGCTCACCGACGCCGACCACGCCGTGCTCTTGCGGGGCCTGGAGGCGCTGGGGGAGCGGTACGCCGCGGGCGAGCTGCGCCCCGACCCCTCGGACGAGGACGTCCACGGTGCCCTCGAGCGGCTGCTCCTCGACGAGGTCGGCGCCGAGGCCGGTGGCCGCATCCGTGCCGGCCGCAGCCGCAACGACCAGATCGCCACGCTCTTCCGGATGTTCCTGCGTGACCACGGCCGCGTCGTCGCCGGTCTGACGCTCGACCTGGCCGAAGCCCTCGCCCAGCAGGCGCACGCCCACCTCGACGTGATCATGCCGGGGCGCACCCACCTCCAGCACGCCCAGCCGGTGCTCCTGGCCCACCACCTCCTGGCCCATGCCTGGCCGCTCGTGCGCGATGTCGACCGGCTCCACGAGTGGGACGTCCGGGTAGCCGCCGACTCGCCGTACGGCGGGGGAGCGCTCGCGGGCAGCACCCTTGGCCTGGACCCGGAGGCGGTGGCCCACGAGCTCGGCTTCACCGGATCCGGGGCCAACTCGATCGACGGCACCGCGGCCCGCGACTTCGTGGCGGAGTTCGCGTTCGTGACGGCCATGATCGGCGTCGACGTGAGTCGCTTCGCCGAGGAGGTCATCCTCTGGTCGACCCGCGAGTTCGACTTCGTGACGCTGCACGACTCCTGGTCGACCGGCTCGAGCATCATGCCGCAGAAGAAGAACCCCGACGTCGCCGAGCTGGCCCGCGGCAAGGCCGGCCGGCTGATCGGCAACCTCGCCGGGCTGTTGGCCACCCTCAAGGGGCTGCCGCTCGCCTACAACCGCGACCTGCAGGAGGACAAGGAGCCGGTCTTCGACTCCGTCGACACCCTCGAGGTGCTGTTGCCCGCGTTCACCGGCATGGTCGCCACCCTGCGGTTCAACGCAGCCCGGATGGCCGAGCTCGCCCCCCAGGGCTTCTCGTTAGCCACCGACGTCGCGGAGTGGCTGGTCCGCCAGGGCACACCCTTCCGGGTCGCCCACGAGCTGGCCGGCGCCTGCGTACGTCGCTGCGAGGAGCTCGGCATCGAGCTCCACGAGCTGACGGACGAGCAGTTCGCCGACATCTCGCCCGAGCTGCGGCCCGAGGTGCGCGCCGTACTCACCGCAGAAGGCTCGGTTTCGGCTCGCTCCGGCCGCGGCGGTACGTCGCCGGTCCGCGTGCGCGAGCAGCTGGCCGAGCTGCAGGAGCGCGTCAAGGAAGCGCGTGCCCGACTCCAGTGA
- a CDS encoding NAD kinase: MNATEAAQPQVRRVLMLAHTGRQDAVDVARAFIAALTGHGIIVRLLKSEAADLGLDPTSYDPALEFIGSEQDAGCDCEVALVIGGDGTILRAAEITRATGIPLLGVNLGHVGFLAEAEYDDVESVIEALVQQRYTIEDRLTIDVNVYRDGDLVARTWALNEASVEKAARQRMLEVVVEIDGRPLSRWGCDGVVCATPTGSTAYNFSAGGPVVWPGVEALLMVPISAHALFARPMVVAPTSVLAVEVLARTEGVGVLWCDGRRTVDLPPGARIEVSRGTTPVRLVRLHEAPFTDRLVAKFGLSVEGWRGASNRRRRNGDGGSDGDLDA; encoded by the coding sequence GTGAACGCGACCGAAGCCGCTCAGCCACAGGTGCGACGCGTGCTGATGCTCGCGCACACGGGGCGTCAGGACGCCGTGGACGTGGCGCGGGCGTTCATCGCTGCCCTCACCGGTCACGGCATCATCGTCCGGTTGCTCAAGTCTGAGGCCGCCGATCTCGGCCTGGACCCGACGTCGTACGACCCGGCGCTGGAGTTCATCGGCAGCGAGCAGGACGCCGGCTGTGACTGCGAGGTGGCGCTCGTCATCGGTGGCGACGGCACGATCCTGCGGGCGGCCGAGATCACCCGCGCGACCGGCATTCCGCTGCTCGGGGTCAACCTGGGTCACGTGGGCTTCCTGGCCGAGGCGGAGTACGACGACGTCGAGTCGGTCATCGAGGCCCTGGTGCAGCAGCGCTACACGATCGAGGACCGGCTGACGATCGACGTCAACGTCTACCGCGACGGTGACCTGGTCGCGCGCACCTGGGCCCTCAACGAGGCCAGTGTCGAGAAGGCGGCTCGCCAGCGGATGCTCGAGGTCGTCGTCGAGATCGACGGTCGTCCGCTGTCGCGCTGGGGCTGTGACGGGGTCGTGTGCGCCACACCGACCGGCTCCACCGCCTACAACTTCTCGGCCGGCGGGCCGGTGGTGTGGCCCGGTGTCGAGGCCCTGCTGATGGTGCCGATCAGTGCGCACGCGCTCTTCGCACGACCGATGGTGGTGGCTCCGACGTCTGTGCTGGCCGTCGAGGTGCTGGCCCGCACGGAAGGGGTCGGCGTCTTGTGGTGCGACGGGCGGCGCACCGTCGACCTGCCGCCCGGTGCGCGTATCGAGGTCAGTCGCGGCACCACACCCGTGCGCCTGGTGCGATTGCACGAGGCGCCGTTCACCGACCGGTTGGTGGCGAAGTTCGGGCTCTCGGTCGAGGGCTGGCGAGGCGCCAGCAACCGGCGTCGGCGCAATGGCGACGGCGGCAGTGACGGGGACCTGGATGCTTGA
- a CDS encoding HAD-IIA family hydrolase: MLGQSDVALHEVYDLAMFDLDGVVYVSGKAIDGVPERLDRLVAAGVHIAFVTNNASRTAAKVADNLVKLGVHASAADIVTSAQAAARVLQERFGEGARILLLGGAGLVGALGDLGLVPVRDLEAPGLSAIVSGYGPDVMWKDVMRAAVLIRDGLPWVASNTDMTIPTAYGLAPGHGVLVKTLADFSGVWPTVAGKPERPLLDETIRRVGGERPLMVGDRLDTDIEGAHNAGIDSLLVMTGVTGLAELVSATPEVRPTYISPTTEGIFEPHPVVTTVGSGAELGGWVARATDARLEVEGDGSPNDWWRVVAVAAWQHLDASGTPADTSALTVPGA; this comes from the coding sequence ATGCTCGGACAGTCCGACGTCGCGTTGCACGAGGTCTACGACCTGGCCATGTTCGACCTTGACGGGGTCGTCTACGTCAGCGGCAAGGCCATCGACGGCGTACCCGAGCGGCTGGATCGGCTGGTGGCCGCGGGCGTGCACATTGCGTTCGTGACCAACAACGCGTCGCGGACCGCGGCCAAAGTGGCCGACAACCTGGTCAAGCTGGGCGTGCACGCATCAGCCGCAGATATCGTCACCTCGGCCCAGGCGGCGGCACGGGTGCTGCAGGAGCGTTTCGGCGAGGGAGCACGCATCCTGCTTCTCGGCGGGGCTGGCCTCGTCGGCGCGCTCGGCGACCTCGGGCTGGTGCCGGTGAGGGACCTCGAGGCTCCCGGGCTGTCCGCCATCGTCAGCGGCTACGGGCCGGACGTGATGTGGAAGGACGTCATGCGCGCCGCGGTGCTGATCCGTGACGGGCTGCCGTGGGTGGCCAGCAACACCGACATGACGATCCCGACGGCGTACGGGCTGGCACCCGGACACGGGGTGCTGGTCAAGACGCTTGCCGACTTCAGCGGCGTGTGGCCGACCGTGGCCGGGAAGCCGGAGCGACCGCTGCTGGACGAGACGATCCGCCGAGTCGGGGGTGAGCGACCTCTGATGGTGGGCGACCGACTCGACACCGACATCGAGGGCGCCCACAACGCTGGCATCGACTCCTTGCTCGTGATGACGGGCGTCACCGGCCTGGCCGAGTTGGTGAGCGCGACGCCGGAGGTGCGGCCGACGTACATCTCTCCAACAACTGAAGGCATCTTCGAGCCGCACCCGGTGGTCACGACCGTGGGCAGCGGGGCGGAGCTCGGCGGGTGGGTCGCACGGGCGACCGACGCGCGGCTGGAGGTGGAGGGTGACGGCTCGCCGAACGACTGGTGGCGGGTGGTGGCGGTCGCGGCGTGGCAGCACCTCGACGCCTCCGGCACACCAGCCGACACTTCGGCGCTGACCGTCCCCGGCGCCTGA
- a CDS encoding TlyA family RNA methyltransferase, with product MPPRRLRLDQELVRRGLARSREHASELIAAGRVKVGGSVATKPATGITTDVALLVAEDPDRPEYASRGGHKLSGALDAFVAHGLKVAGKRCLDAGASTGGFTDVLLKRGAREVVAVDVGYGQLVWRLQTDERVIVHDRTNIRDLSLELIGDPVDLVVGDLSFISLALVLDALFGVMAEGGELALMVKPQFEVGKDRVGKGGVVRDLGLRAEAVQGVADAAAKRGWGAVAVATSPLPGPSGNVEFFLLLRRGPAEIGANEIGAEVERAAGLGVPGEKVDP from the coding sequence GTGCCACCACGACGGTTGCGGCTGGACCAGGAGCTGGTCCGCCGCGGTTTGGCCCGCTCGCGCGAGCACGCCAGTGAGCTGATCGCCGCCGGTCGGGTCAAGGTCGGCGGGTCGGTCGCCACCAAACCGGCCACCGGGATCACCACCGACGTGGCCCTGCTGGTGGCCGAGGATCCCGACCGCCCGGAGTACGCGTCGCGCGGCGGGCACAAGCTGTCCGGTGCGCTGGATGCGTTCGTAGCGCACGGACTCAAGGTGGCCGGCAAGCGGTGCCTCGACGCGGGTGCGTCGACGGGCGGCTTCACCGACGTACTGCTGAAGAGAGGCGCGCGCGAGGTCGTCGCAGTCGATGTCGGCTACGGCCAGCTCGTGTGGCGGCTGCAGACCGACGAGCGGGTGATCGTGCACGACCGCACCAACATCCGCGACCTCAGCCTCGAGCTCATCGGGGACCCGGTCGACCTGGTGGTGGGCGACCTGTCGTTCATCTCGCTCGCGCTCGTGCTGGACGCACTGTTCGGCGTGATGGCCGAGGGTGGCGAGCTGGCGCTGATGGTCAAGCCACAGTTCGAGGTCGGCAAGGACCGCGTCGGCAAGGGCGGGGTGGTGCGCGATCTGGGGCTGCGCGCCGAGGCTGTGCAGGGTGTCGCCGACGCGGCTGCCAAGCGTGGGTGGGGCGCCGTCGCGGTCGCGACGAGCCCGCTGCCGGGGCCTTCGGGCAACGTGGAGTTCTTCCTGCTGCTGCGCCGCGGCCCGGCCGAGATCGGCGCCAATGAGATCGGCGCCGAGGTCGAGCGAGCCGCGGGACTGGGGGTACCGGGTGAGAAGGTGGACCCGTGA
- a CDS encoding DNA-3-methyladenine glycosylase produces MPDSSDLRALLGGPVLEVAPRLLGATLSHAGVAVRLTEVEAYAGADDPGSHAYRGRTERTAVMFGPPGHLYVYFTYGMHHCANVVCGPEGIASAVLLRAGEVVEGLDVARVRRGSSRDRDLARGPARLAQALGIDLELRGSDLVDGEVCLALADAPHPEKILTGPRVGLRGAPDRPWRFWLAGEPTVSAYRPAKWISDR; encoded by the coding sequence GTGCCCGACTCCAGTGACCTGCGTGCCCTCCTCGGCGGGCCCGTGCTCGAGGTGGCGCCACGCCTGCTCGGCGCGACACTGAGCCATGCGGGAGTCGCGGTCCGGCTGACGGAGGTGGAGGCGTACGCCGGGGCCGACGACCCCGGCTCGCACGCCTACCGGGGTCGGACAGAGCGCACCGCTGTCATGTTCGGTCCGCCCGGCCACCTCTACGTCTACTTCACCTACGGCATGCACCACTGCGCCAACGTGGTGTGCGGGCCCGAGGGCATCGCCTCGGCGGTGCTGCTCCGTGCCGGAGAGGTGGTCGAGGGCCTGGACGTTGCCCGAGTACGCCGCGGCTCGTCTCGTGACCGTGACCTGGCAAGGGGCCCGGCCCGGCTCGCCCAGGCACTCGGCATCGACCTGGAGTTGCGTGGCAGTGACCTCGTGGACGGCGAGGTGTGCCTTGCCCTGGCTGACGCGCCCCACCCCGAAAAGATTCTCACCGGTCCGAGGGTGGGCTTGCGCGGTGCCCCGGACCGGCCCTGGCGCTTCTGGCTGGCGGGGGAGCCGACGGTCTCGGCGTACCGGCCGGCGAAGTGGATCAGCGATCGCTGA